GCGATACCGTAATCACAGACCGTGAACCCGATATCGATGCCGGCGAGGTGGTGGCGCAATCCCTTGTCGATCAGAGAAACCTCGTATTCTTTGCAGACCTTGCTCAGGGCGTTGATGTCCTTTTTCTTCATCCCCGGCGCGGCCATGATCTTCTGCATCTCTTTGAGCTGGCAAAGGTCTTCCGCATCAGGAGAAAGCGGGGCTTCGCACCCAGAGATAAGCAGTTGGCAGGCCTCTTTTTGGGCACAGAGATTGGCGGCGTACTCGTAGGCCTCGTTCATGGTGGTCACATCAGAGACCACCGCCGAAACCGCCTCCGCTTTTTCGCGGAAGGTTTGTACCATCTTTTCCTTTTTGGTCATGGACTATGCCTCCATTACACCGGAGTTCTTCCGGCGGTTCAGTCTTCAGTCGTGCTGCCTCCAACCACTGGCAGCAATAGGGCTGTGTCCCCAGAAATACCCATTCCCTTCTCTAGGTAGAGCCCGTATGATTAAATGTGGCCCGAGGACAGCCGGTCCTGGGCCAGACATTCTCTGGCGAGTTTCCCTCGCCTAAAATCAATATCAAAATATACCGCGTCCAAGCAGGCCCCGTCAAGGCATGGCCGTTGAGAGGGGATTCCGCTGAGGATAGGAAAGTGCCGGAAAAAGCTAGGGGATAGATAGGAGCCGGGGGGAACTGTCCCCCCGGCGGCGTGGTGTCGGCCGGAGATTACTGGAGTTGCAGGGCCCGTTTGATGGCCGCGAAATCGACAGCGCTGTTGACGAGTTGGGCGCCGTGGTTGATTTTGATCATGTCCCGCAATTTGACGGAGCCGAGAATGCGCTCCATTTTCTGGGCCACGCTATAGGTGTCTTCACGAACGACGATGAGCGGGGTTTCCAGGACTTCAGAGCGAGTGAGGATGATATCATTGGGGTACAGGTTGCCAGTCAATATGAGGCAAGGGCATTTGCCTTCCAGGGCCACCAACTGCAAATCGGATCGGTCGCCGCCAACGAGAATCGCTGAATTCTGGTGCCGGCGGAAGTGGGTCATAAAATTTTCGACCTG
The sequence above is drawn from the Desulfohalobium retbaense DSM 5692 genome and encodes:
- a CDS encoding LutC/YkgG family protein, yielding MTKKEKMVQTFREKAEAVSAVVSDVTTMNEAYEYAANLCAQKEACQLLISGCEAPLSPDAEDLCQLKEMQKIMAAPGMKKKDINALSKVCKEYEVSLIDKGLRHHLAGIDIGFTVCDYGIADTGTLVLNSSNEELRLATMISEIHVAVLPLSKLQATSYDLEKEMGKWMNKPPNYTAFITGASRTADIERVLALGVHGPLELHILLLEDSNARS